A single Pseudomonas sp. DC1.2 DNA region contains:
- a CDS encoding cation diffusion facilitator family transporter, translated as MKYQEFADDPEDEQYSASERAAAASRCTWVSVGVNLALSCTQIVVGILSKSQGLIADGIHSLSDLIADFVVLFAGHKSKEEADEGHPYGHLRFETAASMVLGLLLLVVGIGMIGSAVLKLQAPESIPTVHGIALWVAAGALVTKELLFRFMLAVAKKVKSSLLVANAWHARSDAASSLVVGIGIIGNLAGYPILDPIAALVVGGMISKMGWSFSWNALHDLMDRAADEEEVATIRNTLIETPGIKGVHDVRTRKMGDMIVVDAHIEVDASISVEEGHAIAVAARQNVMQRHRVLNLMTHVDPWHRPDLDHVNPVTASGD; from the coding sequence ATGAAATATCAAGAGTTCGCTGACGATCCAGAAGACGAACAGTACAGCGCGTCCGAGCGAGCAGCGGCTGCCTCTCGTTGTACCTGGGTGAGTGTCGGGGTCAATCTTGCGCTGTCTTGCACTCAGATCGTGGTGGGTATTTTGTCAAAGTCCCAGGGCCTGATCGCTGATGGCATCCATTCGTTGTCGGACTTGATTGCCGATTTTGTCGTGTTGTTTGCAGGCCACAAAAGCAAAGAGGAGGCGGACGAAGGTCACCCGTATGGCCATTTGCGCTTTGAAACTGCGGCATCGATGGTGTTGGGGTTGCTGCTGCTCGTGGTAGGTATCGGAATGATTGGGTCTGCGGTGCTAAAACTTCAAGCACCGGAGTCTATTCCGACGGTGCATGGGATCGCTTTATGGGTAGCGGCCGGCGCCCTCGTCACGAAAGAGCTATTGTTTCGTTTTATGCTCGCCGTTGCGAAGAAAGTGAAGTCGAGTCTGTTGGTTGCCAATGCATGGCACGCACGGTCCGATGCGGCTTCATCGTTGGTGGTGGGTATCGGTATTATCGGAAATCTTGCGGGCTATCCGATTCTTGATCCGATTGCAGCGCTAGTTGTTGGTGGCATGATTTCCAAGATGGGGTGGTCATTCAGTTGGAATGCGTTACATGATTTGATGGACCGTGCCGCTGACGAAGAGGAAGTTGCAACGATTCGCAATACACTAATAGAAACGCCTGGCATCAAAGGAGTGCATGACGTGCGCACGCGTAAAATGGGCGACATGATTGTTGTCGATGCTCATATAGAAGTTGACGCTTCCATTAGTGTTGAGGAAGGGCACGCCATTGCCGTTGCAGCCCGGCAAAATGTAATGCAACGTCACCGTGTATTAAATCTGATGACGCACGTTGATCCGTGGCACAGGCCGGACCTCGATCATGTGAATCCAGTCACAGCCTCGGGGGACTGA
- a CDS encoding DUF6555 family protein, with amino-acid sequence MANPIPFAIHYLLDGVGKHFYTLTSRLDDSDAIRLATRHAASGPENYIALGTTREMAELMAEKVGVTKVRWNAAV; translated from the coding sequence ATGGCTAACCCCATACCTTTCGCTATCCACTACCTTCTAGATGGCGTGGGCAAACACTTCTACACACTCACGTCCAGACTCGACGACAGTGACGCAATTCGCCTTGCGACCAGGCATGCAGCATCGGGCCCAGAGAACTATATCGCGCTGGGAACGACTCGAGAGATGGCTGAGCTAATGGCTGAAAAAGTGGGCGTCACAAAAGTACGCTGGAATGCCGCCGTCTGA
- a CDS encoding tRNA (adenine(22)-N(1))-methyltransferase → MNEQTLSMRLERVAAYMPAGARLADIGSDHGYLPVVLMRRGTLSAAVVGEVALTPLRSAERTVRENGMDQRITVRLADGLAAIEPADGITAISICGMGGETIRDILDSGKARLSGQERLILQPNGGEQPLRQWLMENGYRIIFEEVLRENRFDYEIIVAERTGPVMYSPQELYFGPLQVQARSPAFLRKWQRLLRLKQQTLTNFALARQAVPDEKVQDIARQTRWITELLT, encoded by the coding sequence TTGAACGAACAAACTTTGTCCATGCGTTTGGAGCGCGTGGCGGCGTATATGCCAGCCGGGGCGCGCCTTGCCGATATTGGCTCGGATCACGGCTACTTGCCGGTGGTGTTAATGCGCCGTGGCACCCTCAGTGCAGCGGTGGTCGGCGAGGTGGCGTTGACGCCTTTGCGCTCCGCCGAACGCACCGTGCGTGAGAACGGCATGGATCAGCGGATCACCGTGCGCCTTGCCGATGGCCTCGCGGCGATCGAACCGGCGGATGGGATCACGGCGATCAGCATCTGCGGTATGGGCGGCGAGACCATTCGCGACATTCTCGACAGCGGGAAGGCGCGCCTGAGTGGCCAGGAACGCCTGATCCTTCAGCCTAACGGCGGCGAGCAGCCGCTGCGCCAATGGTTGATGGAAAATGGCTACCGCATCATTTTCGAGGAAGTGCTGCGGGAAAACCGCTTCGATTACGAAATCATTGTCGCCGAGCGCACCGGGCCGGTCATGTATAGCCCCCAAGAGTTGTACTTTGGCCCGCTTCAGGTGCAGGCACGCAGTCCAGCGTTCCTGCGCAAATGGCAGCGCTTGCTGCGCCTGAAACAGCAGACCCTGACCAACTTCGCCCTGGCGCGACAAGCCGTGCCTGACGAGAAAGTGCAAGACATCGCCCGGCAGACCCGCTGGATCACCGAACTGCTGACTTGA
- a CDS encoding IS3 family transposase (programmed frameshift): MTNRNDKGGELLGQERRRRWSPEQKLAMVRESLQPGQSVSVVARQNGVNANQLFQWRKLYQSGSLSAVSAGESVVPASELADALKQIRELQRMLGKKTMQVEILQEAVEIARSRKLDCALTLVAGGRPVKLISESLGVARSQLTVRLNPNAQVERRRPALDDAALVEEIQAEVSELPSYGYRRVWGLLRRRREKQSQAPINVKRVYRVMRDHQLLLERRIKQPGVARRHEGRIAVATSDTRWCSDGFEFRCDDNAKLSVTFALDCCDREAIGWVASPTGYSGDDIRDLMLEAVEKRFGEEAPATPVQWLSDNGSAYIAEQTRQFARQIGLQPVTTPVRSPQSNGMAESFVKTMKRDYVAHMPKPDRETALRNLTIAFEHYNEEHPHSALKYRSPREFRRLAAASI, encoded by the exons ATGACTAATAGAAACGATAAGGGTGGGGAGCTTTTGGGTCAGGAGCGGCGTCGCCGCTGGAGCCCGGAGCAAAAACTGGCCATGGTTCGCGAGAGCCTGCAACCGGGGCAAAGCGTCTCGGTGGTGGCTCGACAGAATGGCGTGAATGCCAACCAGTTGTTTCAGTGGCGCAAGCTCTATCAGAGCGGCAGTCTCTCGGCTGTCAGTGCTGGGGAGAGCGTGGTGCCCGCTTCCGAGCTGGCCGATGCGCTCAAGCAGATCCGCGAGCTACAGCGCATGCTTGGCAAGAAAACCATGCAGGTCGAGATCCTTCAGGAAGCTGTGGAGATTGCTCGGTCGCGAAAAT TGGATTGCGCACTCACCCTTGTTGCCGGGGGACGACCAGTGAAGCTGATCAGTGAAAGTCTCGGTGTAGCGCGCTCGCAATTGACGGTTCGACTCAACCCAAATGCTCAGGTCGAGCGGCGTCGCCCTGCGCTGGACGATGCCGCACTGGTCGAAGAAATTCAGGCTGAAGTGAGTGAACTGCCCAGCTACGGGTACCGCCGTGTGTGGGGGTTGCTGCGTCGTCGGCGTGAAAAGCAGAGTCAGGCGCCGATCAACGTCAAGCGGGTTTATCGCGTCATGCGCGATCATCAGTTGCTGCTGGAGCGACGGATTAAACAACCGGGTGTGGCACGCCGTCACGAAGGCCGAATTGCCGTGGCCACCAGCGATACCCGGTGGTGCTCGGACGGGTTTGAGTTTCGCTGTGATGATAACGCCAAGCTGAGCGTGACCTTTGCCCTGGACTGCTGCGACCGCGAAGCCATCGGTTGGGTGGCCAGCCCGACCGGGTACAGCGGCGACGATATCCGTGATCTGATGCTGGAGGCGGTGGAAAAACGCTTCGGTGAAGAGGCGCCTGCCACCCCGGTGCAATGGCTGAGCGACAATGGCTCGGCCTACATCGCTGAACAGACACGCCAGTTTGCCCGACAGATCGGTTTGCAACCGGTGACCACACCGGTGCGTAGCCCGCAGAGCAACGGCATGGCCGAGAGCTTCGTCAAAACGATGAAACGCGACTACGTCGCGCACATGCCCAAACCTGACCGGGAAACAGCCTTGCGTAACCTGACGATTGCCTTTGAGCATTACAACGAGGAGCATCCGCACAGCGCGCTGAAATACCGTTCACCACGGGAGTTTAGGCGTTTGGCAGCGGCATCAATTTAA
- a CDS encoding Bax inhibitor-1/YccA family protein: MREQDYAVNNSVQAEQLEVSRVLRNTYGLLALTLAFSGVMAFVSQQMRVGYPNVFVVLIGFYGLFFLTNKLRDSAWGLVSAFALTGFMGFLLGPILNRYLGMQGGAEVVSSAFAMTALVFGGLSAYVLITRKDMSFLGGFITAGFFVLLGATLAGMFFKISGLQLAISAGFVLFSSVCILFQTSAIIHGGERNYIMATISLYVSIYNLFISLLQIFGIMSRDD; this comes from the coding sequence ATGCGCGAACAGGATTACGCAGTTAATAACAGCGTGCAGGCTGAGCAGCTAGAGGTTAGCCGCGTCCTGCGCAACACTTACGGCTTGCTCGCTCTCACTCTCGCATTCAGCGGTGTGATGGCGTTCGTCTCTCAGCAGATGCGTGTCGGTTACCCGAACGTGTTCGTGGTGCTGATCGGCTTTTACGGCCTTTTCTTCCTAACCAACAAACTACGTGACTCCGCGTGGGGCCTGGTTTCGGCTTTCGCTCTGACAGGTTTCATGGGTTTCCTGCTAGGCCCGATCCTCAACCGCTATCTGGGTATGCAGGGCGGTGCTGAAGTTGTCAGTTCGGCTTTCGCGATGACCGCACTGGTGTTTGGTGGTTTGTCGGCTTATGTGCTGATCACCCGTAAGGACATGAGCTTCCTGGGTGGCTTCATCACCGCAGGTTTCTTCGTACTGCTGGGCGCGACGTTGGCAGGCATGTTCTTCAAAATCAGCGGTCTGCAACTGGCGATCAGCGCAGGTTTCGTGCTGTTCTCTTCGGTATGCATTCTGTTCCAGACCAGCGCCATCATTCACGGCGGCGAGCGCAACTACATCATGGCTACCATCAGCCTGTATGTATCGATCTACAACCTGTTCATCAGTCTGTTGCAGATATTCGGCATCATGAGCCGTGATGACTAA
- a CDS encoding YceK/YidQ family lipoprotein gives MKTQAMLLAALMLAGCGTVQTVVRNDDVAVKSLKEKKSYCAAVPRIYSGVTYDFCTLHAPLKAGIDPEKYNNGTIFVLIDVVISGAFDTLLLPYTLYRQQADGSIIVTE, from the coding sequence ATGAAAACTCAGGCAATGTTGTTGGCGGCACTGATGCTAGCCGGCTGTGGCACCGTACAGACAGTGGTGCGCAACGATGACGTCGCAGTGAAAAGCCTCAAGGAGAAGAAAAGTTACTGCGCTGCGGTTCCACGAATCTATAGCGGCGTGACCTATGATTTTTGCACGCTGCATGCGCCTCTGAAGGCAGGCATCGATCCTGAGAAGTACAACAACGGCACTATCTTTGTGTTGATCGACGTGGTTATTTCCGGAGCATTCGACACCCTGCTGTTGCCCTACACCCTCTATCGGCAGCAGGCGGATGGCAGCATCATCGTGACAGAGTAA
- a CDS encoding Lrp/AsnC family transcriptional regulator produces the protein MTDDIDHVLITALMEDSRRSLKTLAQISGLSSPSVAERLRRLEERGVLKGYTVVIDPKCFGYQLQAIVRIRPLPGQLQEVERQIQAIPEFTECDKVTGDDCFIARLHVRSMEQLDILLDRLNLHAETNTAIVKKTPVKRRLPPMK, from the coding sequence ATGACCGATGACATCGACCACGTGCTCATTACGGCTTTGATGGAGGACTCACGGCGTTCGCTCAAGACGCTGGCGCAAATTAGCGGCCTATCTTCACCCAGTGTTGCCGAGCGTCTTCGCCGCTTGGAAGAGCGCGGCGTGCTCAAAGGCTACACCGTTGTGATCGACCCTAAATGCTTCGGCTATCAACTCCAGGCCATCGTGCGCATCCGTCCCTTGCCGGGACAGCTGCAGGAAGTCGAACGGCAGATCCAGGCGATCCCCGAGTTCACCGAATGCGACAAGGTCACCGGCGACGACTGTTTTATCGCTCGCCTGCATGTAAGGTCGATGGAGCAACTGGACATCCTGCTCGACCGCCTCAACCTGCATGCCGAAACCAACACCGCAATCGTCAAAAAGACACCGGTCAAACGCCGCTTACCACCGATGAAATGA
- a CDS encoding DMT family transporter: MDKTLRRGSFEMTVAMLISGTIGWFVLMSGEPVLDVVFWRCVFGAGTLLLICAAFGFLRRGILTRTTFLLATLSGLAIVGNWVLLFASYSRASIAISTAVYNVQPFMLVGLAALFLAEKITLQKLLWLGVSFLGMLAIVSAHGDQEQGGNDYLIGVGMALAAAFLYAIAALIIKRLAGTPPHLIALIQVCTGVLLLAPFVHFSALPQASSAWASLITLGVVHTGLMYVLLYGAIQKLPTALTGALSFIYPIAAIFVDWFAFGHRLQPLQWIGVAAILLAAAGMQQGWTFKWRRAAVQ, from the coding sequence ATGGACAAAACACTCCGTCGCGGGTCATTTGAAATGACCGTCGCGATGCTGATTTCCGGGACCATTGGCTGGTTCGTGCTGATGTCCGGCGAGCCGGTGCTGGATGTGGTGTTCTGGCGCTGCGTATTCGGTGCTGGCACGTTGTTGCTGATTTGCGCAGCGTTTGGCTTCCTGCGCCGTGGCATTCTTACACGCACCACTTTTCTTTTGGCAACGCTGAGCGGCCTGGCGATTGTCGGTAACTGGGTGCTGTTGTTCGCGTCTTATTCCCGTGCGTCGATTGCTATCAGCACGGCGGTCTACAATGTCCAGCCGTTTATGTTGGTAGGGCTGGCCGCGCTGTTTCTCGCCGAAAAAATCACCCTGCAAAAGCTGCTCTGGCTAGGTGTTTCGTTTCTCGGGATGCTGGCGATAGTCAGCGCTCATGGCGATCAGGAACAAGGGGGCAATGATTATTTGATCGGCGTCGGCATGGCCCTGGCGGCGGCTTTTCTGTACGCGATTGCCGCGTTGATCATCAAGCGCCTGGCCGGCACGCCGCCGCACCTGATCGCGCTAATCCAAGTCTGCACGGGTGTGCTGTTGCTTGCGCCCTTTGTACATTTCTCGGCATTGCCCCAAGCATCAAGTGCGTGGGCCAGCCTGATTACGTTAGGCGTCGTGCATACCGGTTTGATGTACGTACTGCTGTACGGCGCCATTCAAAAATTGCCAACGGCCCTGACCGGCGCGCTCTCGTTTATCTATCCGATTGCGGCGATTTTTGTCGATTGGTTTGCCTTCGGCCATCGCTTACAGCCGCTGCAATGGATCGGTGTGGCGGCGATTCTACTGGCCGCCGCCGGTATGCAGCAGGGGTGGACTTTCAAGTGGCGGCGGGCTGCTGTGCAGTAA
- a CDS encoding FUSC family protein, protein MRRVLRPLLDPYRRYRHARVIHAVRVSLGLLATILLTTGINLPHGEWASVTMLVVIGGLQHHGNIGKKAAERAIGTLIGAGVGLLLVAQQAWLGMPWLTYFAMSVVCGFFSYHAIGKGGYTALLSAITVFIVAGHGDNPVTDGLWRGVDILIGIALALAFSFALPLYAVYSWRYNLADALRDCAAIYGRIINGQPVTADEHLKLMTRLNTVMIQLRSLMPSVSKEVKISMTELDAIQRNLRMCISTLEILGNTRPDASDHDAMAHLQSALKAEHRQIRVQLIGMARALKSGTSQRLSRPVEIADSSLDTPVYSTLDGYRLLTRQLAANIGDMRQRLAKTAPRWNI, encoded by the coding sequence GTGCGCCGAGTACTACGTCCATTACTGGACCCGTACCGGCGCTACCGCCACGCCCGAGTCATCCATGCCGTGCGCGTCTCGCTGGGGTTATTAGCCACGATTCTACTGACCACCGGCATCAACCTTCCCCATGGCGAATGGGCTTCGGTGACCATGCTAGTAGTGATCGGCGGCTTGCAACATCACGGCAACATTGGCAAGAAAGCCGCCGAGCGTGCCATCGGCACCTTGATCGGGGCCGGTGTCGGCTTGTTGCTGGTCGCACAACAGGCCTGGCTCGGAATGCCTTGGCTGACTTATTTTGCGATGTCGGTTGTGTGCGGTTTTTTCTCGTATCACGCCATCGGCAAAGGAGGCTACACAGCCCTGCTGTCTGCCATTACCGTCTTCATCGTGGCGGGACATGGCGACAATCCAGTCACCGATGGATTATGGCGTGGGGTCGATATTCTGATCGGTATTGCCTTGGCTCTAGCGTTTTCTTTCGCACTGCCGCTGTACGCGGTGTATTCATGGCGCTACAATCTGGCGGATGCTTTACGCGACTGTGCTGCCATTTACGGACGAATCATTAACGGCCAACCGGTCACCGCGGATGAACACCTGAAACTCATGACCCGCCTCAACACGGTGATGATACAACTGCGCTCGCTGATGCCTTCTGTGTCCAAGGAAGTAAAAATATCCATGACCGAGCTTGATGCCATTCAGCGCAACCTGCGGATGTGTATCAGCACCCTGGAAATACTCGGCAACACCCGGCCGGATGCGAGTGACCACGACGCCATGGCTCATTTGCAATCGGCGTTGAAAGCCGAGCACCGGCAGATCCGGGTTCAATTGATCGGCATGGCCCGCGCCTTGAAGTCCGGAACATCGCAACGGCTCAGTCGGCCGGTAGAAATAGCAGACTCCAGTCTCGACACACCGGTCTATAGCACGCTGGACGGCTATCGCTTACTAACCCGACAATTGGCCGCCAACATCGGCGACATGCGCCAGCGCCTGGCCAAGACGGCCCCACGCTGGAATATCTGA
- a CDS encoding NADP-dependent glyceraldehyde-3-phosphate dehydrogenase, producing MTTAHILGNLFPDASDIPEKYRLDGRTEQREYLVDGELRTWSGPLAEVRSPVYLTGENGDEQVILGSTPLLDADTALTALDAAVNAYDRGQGLWPTMRVAQRIQHVEAFLGRMRQQREAVVKLLMWEIGKNLKDSEKEFDRTCDYIVDTINALKELDRRSSRFELEQDTLGQIRRVPLGVALCMGPYNYPLNETFTTLIPALIMGNTVVFKPAKLGVLLIRPLLEAFRDSFPSGVINVIYGSGRETVSALMASGKIDIFAFIGTNKAASDLKKLHPKPHRLRAALGLDAKNPGIVLPEVDLDNAVSEALTGALSFNGQRCTALKILFVHEDVVDSFIEKFNTKLATLKPGMPWDSGVALTPLPEASKVDYLHSLVADAVSKGAKVVNPNGGESRASFFYPAVLYPVNPQMRVYQEEQFGPVVPIVPYRHLDTVIDYVLESDFGQQLSIFGTNPVAVGRLVDTFANQVGRINLNAQCQRGPDTYPFNGRKNSAEGTLSVHDALRVFSIRTLVATKFQDNNKALISEIIRGRDSTFLTTDYIF from the coding sequence ATGACCACAGCACACATCCTTGGCAATCTGTTTCCAGACGCGAGCGACATTCCAGAAAAATACCGACTCGACGGCAGGACCGAGCAACGCGAGTACCTGGTCGATGGTGAATTACGCACCTGGTCCGGCCCCCTCGCCGAAGTTCGCAGCCCGGTGTACCTGACTGGCGAAAATGGCGATGAACAAGTCATCCTCGGCAGCACACCGTTGCTCGACGCCGACACCGCACTGACCGCGCTGGACGCCGCCGTCAACGCCTACGATCGTGGCCAGGGCCTGTGGCCGACCATGCGTGTGGCCCAACGCATCCAACACGTCGAGGCCTTCCTCGGACGGATGCGTCAACAACGCGAAGCGGTGGTGAAACTGCTGATGTGGGAGATCGGCAAAAACCTTAAGGACTCGGAAAAGGAGTTTGATCGTACCTGCGATTACATCGTCGACACGATCAACGCGCTCAAGGAACTCGACCGCCGCTCCAGTCGTTTCGAATTGGAGCAGGACACCCTCGGCCAGATCCGCCGCGTTCCTTTGGGCGTGGCGTTGTGCATGGGCCCTTACAACTACCCTCTGAACGAAACGTTCACCACGCTCATTCCAGCACTGATCATGGGCAACACCGTGGTGTTCAAACCGGCCAAGCTTGGCGTGCTGCTGATTCGCCCGCTCCTTGAGGCCTTCCGCGACAGCTTTCCAAGCGGTGTAATCAACGTGATTTACGGCAGCGGCCGGGAAACCGTCAGCGCCTTGATGGCCAGCGGCAAGATCGATATCTTTGCCTTCATCGGCACCAATAAAGCTGCCAGCGACCTGAAGAAGCTCCACCCAAAACCTCACCGTTTGCGTGCAGCTCTGGGCCTCGATGCCAAGAACCCCGGCATCGTGTTGCCTGAAGTGGACCTGGACAACGCCGTCAGCGAAGCGCTTACCGGCGCCCTCTCGTTCAACGGCCAGCGTTGCACGGCGCTGAAAATCCTGTTCGTCCATGAAGATGTGGTCGATTCGTTCATCGAGAAATTCAACACCAAACTGGCGACCCTCAAACCTGGCATGCCGTGGGATAGCGGTGTGGCCCTGACGCCATTGCCAGAGGCGAGCAAGGTCGATTACTTGCATTCGTTAGTCGCGGATGCAGTGAGCAAGGGCGCCAAGGTGGTGAACCCCAACGGCGGCGAATCGCGCGCTTCGTTCTTCTACCCGGCAGTGCTGTACCCGGTAAATCCGCAGATGCGCGTCTATCAGGAAGAACAGTTCGGACCCGTGGTGCCAATCGTGCCTTACCGTCATTTGGACACGGTCATCGATTACGTCCTGGAGTCAGACTTCGGTCAGCAACTGAGTATCTTCGGCACCAATCCGGTGGCTGTGGGGCGGCTGGTGGATACGTTCGCCAACCAGGTCGGGCGCATCAACCTCAACGCCCAGTGCCAACGTGGCCCGGACACCTACCCTTTCAACGGCCGCAAGAACTCCGCCGAAGGCACATTGTCGGTACATGATGCGTTGCGGGTTTTTTCGATCCGGACCCTGGTGGCCACCAAGTTCCAGGACAACAACAAGGCGCTCATCAGCGAAATCATTCGTGGACGCGATTCGACGTTCCTGACAACGGACTACATTTTCTGA
- a CDS encoding GNAT family N-acetyltransferase, protein MPKTAPVITVQRFDEAHIEGITALYNDPAITRQVLQMPFQSTDVWRKRLMPENERVVQLVALHRGIVIGNIGLEQFSRIRRSHAGNLGMGVAGEWQGKGVGSKLLETVLEIADNWMNLQRVELSVYSDNEAAISLYRKFGFEPEGLFRDYAVRDGSLVDALSMARLRRLLKVG, encoded by the coding sequence ATGCCCAAAACCGCCCCCGTCATCACTGTCCAGCGTTTCGATGAGGCCCACATCGAAGGCATTACCGCACTCTATAACGACCCTGCGATCACTCGTCAGGTGCTGCAAATGCCATTTCAGTCCACCGATGTCTGGCGTAAGCGGCTGATGCCGGAGAACGAGCGAGTGGTGCAACTGGTGGCGCTGCATCGGGGGATCGTCATCGGCAACATTGGTCTGGAGCAATTCTCACGGATTCGCCGCAGCCATGCTGGCAACCTTGGCATGGGCGTGGCGGGGGAGTGGCAGGGCAAAGGTGTTGGGTCGAAATTGCTGGAGACGGTGCTGGAGATCGCCGACAACTGGATGAATCTGCAACGGGTCGAGCTCTCGGTGTACAGCGACAACGAAGCGGCGATCAGCTTGTATCGAAAATTCGGTTTCGAGCCTGAAGGCCTGTTTCGCGACTACGCCGTGCGTGACGGCTCACTGGTGGATGCCTTGAGCATGGCGCGCCTGCGCCGCCTGCTCAAGGTCGGTTGA
- a CDS encoding cbb3-type cytochrome c oxidase subunit 3: MIEMMLNFLGVVGFWLAIEYCLKHQTCDSLEDASLIPFADDPEVAKRVELATGKTVKAVAPEEVKQGWGNWQV; encoded by the coding sequence ATGATCGAAATGATGCTGAATTTTCTCGGGGTCGTGGGGTTTTGGCTGGCGATCGAGTATTGCTTGAAACACCAGACCTGCGACAGCCTGGAAGACGCCAGCCTGATTCCGTTTGCTGATGATCCGGAAGTGGCCAAGCGGGTGGAGTTGGCGACGGGTAAGACCGTGAAGGCCGTGGCGCCGGAAGAAGTGAAGCAGGGATGGGGGAATTGGCAGGTTTAA
- the ccoN gene encoding cytochrome-c oxidase, cbb3-type subunit I, protein MSTATIGQSYNYKVVRQFIVATVFWGVVGMAMGVWIASQLVWPEMNLDLPWTTFGRLRPLHTSLVIFGFAGSAQFAASYYAVQRTCQVRLYSDRLAAFTFWGWQSVIVSMLITLPLGYTTTKEYAEIEFCGAVWMTVVWVAYAIVFFTTVVRRKTRHIYVGNWFFGAFIVVIAMLHVVNHLSIPVDWFKSYPVYSGATDAMVQWWYGHNAVGFFLTTGFLGMMYYFVPKQVGRPVYSYRLSIVHFWALITLYIWAGPHHLHYTALPDWAQSLGMAMSLILLAPSWGGMINGMMTLSGAWHKLRTDPILRFLVLSLAFYGMSTFEGPMMAIKTVNALSHYTDWTIGHVHAGALGWVAMITFGAIYHMVPKVFGREQMFSTPLINLHFWLATIGTVLYIASMWVNGITQGLMWRAINDDGTLTYSFVEALQASHPGFVVRFAGGVFFLSGMLLMAYNTWRTVRVAEVSMAEREAQIA, encoded by the coding sequence ATGAGCACAGCAACAATCGGACAGTCCTATAACTACAAGGTCGTCCGCCAATTCATCGTGGCAACCGTGTTTTGGGGTGTCGTTGGCATGGCGATGGGCGTGTGGATCGCCTCGCAATTGGTGTGGCCGGAAATGAACCTGGACCTGCCGTGGACGACCTTCGGCCGTTTGCGCCCGTTGCACACCAGCTTGGTGATTTTCGGCTTCGCCGGCAGCGCGCAATTCGCCGCCAGCTACTACGCCGTGCAGCGTACCTGCCAAGTGCGGCTGTACTCAGACAGACTCGCGGCGTTCACCTTTTGGGGTTGGCAGTCGGTCATCGTGAGCATGTTGATCACCTTGCCGCTGGGCTACACCACCACCAAGGAGTACGCCGAGATCGAGTTCTGCGGCGCGGTCTGGATGACCGTGGTATGGGTCGCCTACGCCATCGTTTTTTTCACCACCGTGGTACGACGCAAGACACGGCACATCTACGTCGGCAACTGGTTCTTCGGCGCTTTCATCGTCGTGATCGCCATGCTCCACGTGGTCAATCACCTGTCGATTCCGGTGGACTGGTTCAAGTCCTATCCGGTGTATTCGGGGGCGACCGACGCCATGGTGCAGTGGTGGTATGGCCACAACGCGGTGGGGTTCTTCCTGACCACCGGATTCCTCGGAATGATGTATTACTTCGTGCCAAAACAGGTCGGTCGGCCGGTGTATTCCTATCGTTTGTCCATCGTGCATTTCTGGGCGCTGATCACTCTGTACATCTGGGCCGGTCCGCACCATTTGCACTACACGGCGCTGCCGGACTGGGCGCAGTCCCTCGGGATGGCAATGTCACTGATTCTGCTGGCGCCGAGTTGGGGCGGGATGATCAACGGCATGATGACGCTCTCGGGCGCCTGGCATAAATTACGCACCGACCCGATCCTGCGTTTTCTGGTGCTGTCCCTGGCCTTCTACGGCATGTCGACGTTTGAGGGGCCGATGATGGCGATCAAAACGGTTAACGCCCTCTCTCACTACACCGACTGGACCATCGGCCACGTGCATGCCGGCGCACTCGGCTGGGTGGCCATGATCACCTTCGGCGCGATCTATCACATGGTGCCGAAAGTCTTCGGTCGCGAGCAGATGTTCAGTACACCGCTGATCAACCTGCACTTCTGGCTGGCAACCATCGGCACGGTGCTGTACATCGCGTCGATGTGGGTCAACGGCATCACCCAGGGCCTGATGTGGCGGGCGATCAACGACGACGGCACGCTGACCTATTCCTTCGTTGAAGCCTTACAAGCCAGCCACCCTGGGTTTGTGGTTCGGTTCGCCGGCGGGGTGTTCTTTCTCAGCGGTATGCTGCTGATGGCTTACAACACGTGGCGCACCGTGCGGGTCGCGGAGGTGTCGATGGCTGAACGCGAAGCGCAGATTGCCTGA